Proteins found in one Arachis stenosperma cultivar V10309 chromosome 8, arast.V10309.gnm1.PFL2, whole genome shotgun sequence genomic segment:
- the LOC130943485 gene encoding pantoate--beta-alanine ligase-like: MAPKEPLVISNKDDMRKWSRAMRCQGKVIGLVPTMGYLHEGHLTLVREAHKHANVIAVSIYVNPGQFSPNEDLSTYPSDFDGDIRKLMSVPGGVDVVFHPHNLYDYGNDKRNSNVAIEGDKTVSCVDQGGFGHETWVRVENLQKGLCGNSRPIFFRGVATIVTKLFNIVEPDVAVFGKKDYQQWRIIQRMVRDLDFSIKIVGSEITREDDGLAMSSRNVRLSMKDRQNALSINKSLLRAKSAAADGQVHSEKLRNLVVQCITEAGGQIDYVEIVDQENLEKVEFINGPVVLCVAAWFGKVRLIDNMEINLKMDVRK; encoded by the exons ATGGCACCCAAAGAGCCACTGGTGATCTCTAACAAGGACGATATGAGGAAATGGTCAAGGGCCATGAGATGCCAGGGCAAGGTCATCGGACTTGTGCCTACCATGGGCTACCTTCATGAGGGCCACCTTACTCTTGTCAGAGAAGCTCACAAGCATGCCAATGTTATAGCTGTATCAATCTATGTAAACCCGGGGCAATTTTCACCAAATGAAGACCTTTCCACATACCCTTCTGACTTTGACGGTGATATCCGAAAGCTTATGTCTGTTCCTGGTGGTGTTGATGTTGTCTTCCATCCCCACAATTTGTATGACTATGGAAATGATAAGAGGAATAGTAATGTTGCAATTGAGGGTGACAAAACGGTGTCTTGTGTTGATCAAGGTGGATTTGGGCATGAAACTTGGGTCAGGGTTGAAAATCTTCAAAAGGGTCTTTGTGGAAATAGCAGACCTATTTTTTTTAGAGGTGTTGCTACCATTGTGACCAAGTTATTTAATATAGTGGAGCCTGATGTAGCTGTCTTTGGAAAAAAAGATTATCAGCAGTGGCGAATTATTCAAAGAATG GTTCGAGATCTTGATTTTTCcattaaaattgttggttctgaAATAACACGTGAGGATGATGGCTTGGCAATGAGTTCGCGTAATGTGCGCCTTTCTATGAAAGACAGGCAAAAt GCACTATCTATAAATAAATCTTTGTTAAGAGCTAAATCAGCAGCAGCAGATGGTCAGGTGCATTCTGAGAAGTTGAGAAACTTAGTGGTCCAATGTATTACTGAGGCTGGTGGACAGATTGATTATGTTGAG ATTGTTGATCAAGAGAATTTGGAGAAAGTGGAGTTTATCAATGGCCCTGTTGTCTTGTGTGTTGCAGCATGGTTTGGGAAAGTGAGACTTATAGACAACATGGAAATTAACTTAAAAATGGATGTGAGGAAATGA